A genomic segment from Streptomyces sp. NBC_00654 encodes:
- a CDS encoding NAD(P)/FAD-dependent oxidoreductase — protein sequence MPSMLDAVVVGAGPNGLTAAAELTRRGFAVEVYEAAGTVGGGARTEELTLPGFRHDPCSAVHPLGIGSPAFRGMPLARHGLEWLQPELALAHPFPDGTAAVLNRSVGESAMSLGPQDAGAYRRLVAPFLGHWDTLAADFLRTPWDGLPRDPYRLARFGALGLRPATWLSRRFDGDRARGLIAGLAAHAIAPTSGFATGAIALVFALAAHENGWPVPRGGSQAISDALASYVREQGGTIRTGTEVRRLDELPPARSYIFDTSPTAMARIAGLGDAYRGYRYGAATFKIDYALSGPVPWTAQEARRAGTVHIGPTAGEIDTALRAAVQGRDPDVPFLITAQPSVTDPSRAPEGRHVFWVYGHVPAAWEGDATDVIERQLERFAPGFRDLVLARAVAGPPEIAARNANYVGGDIACGAFSGLQTLIRPKLARVPYATAHPAVFLCSSATPPGPGVHGMSGHHAAKAVWRRLRAR from the coding sequence GTGCCGTCGATGCTCGATGCCGTCGTCGTGGGGGCGGGCCCCAACGGACTGACCGCCGCGGCCGAACTGACCCGCCGGGGCTTCGCCGTGGAGGTGTACGAGGCGGCCGGGACCGTCGGCGGAGGCGCCCGCACCGAGGAGCTCACCCTTCCCGGCTTCCGGCACGATCCGTGCTCCGCCGTCCACCCGCTGGGGATCGGCTCACCCGCGTTCCGGGGGATGCCCCTGGCCCGGCACGGACTGGAGTGGCTCCAGCCGGAGCTGGCGCTCGCGCACCCCTTCCCGGACGGCACCGCCGCCGTCCTCAACCGGTCGGTGGGGGAGAGCGCGATGTCGCTCGGGCCGCAGGACGCCGGGGCCTACCGCAGGCTCGTCGCCCCCTTCCTCGGCCACTGGGACACTCTCGCCGCCGACTTCCTGCGCACCCCGTGGGACGGACTGCCCCGTGACCCGTACCGGCTGGCCCGCTTCGGCGCGCTCGGGCTGCGGCCCGCGACCTGGCTCTCGCGGCGCTTCGACGGGGACCGGGCCCGGGGGCTCATCGCCGGTCTCGCCGCCCATGCCATAGCGCCGACCAGCGGATTCGCCACCGGGGCCATCGCCCTGGTCTTCGCGCTCGCCGCCCACGAGAACGGCTGGCCGGTGCCGCGCGGCGGCTCGCAGGCCATCTCCGACGCCCTCGCCTCCTACGTACGCGAACAGGGCGGCACGATCCGCACCGGCACCGAGGTCAGACGGCTGGACGAACTCCCGCCCGCCCGCTCCTACATCTTCGACACCTCACCCACCGCCATGGCCCGGATCGCCGGACTCGGCGACGCCTACCGCGGCTACCGCTACGGCGCCGCCACGTTCAAGATCGACTATGCGCTGTCGGGCCCGGTGCCCTGGACGGCGCAGGAGGCCCGGCGCGCCGGCACGGTCCACATCGGGCCCACCGCCGGAGAGATCGACACCGCGCTGCGCGCCGCCGTCCAGGGCCGGGACCCGGACGTGCCCTTCCTGATCACCGCGCAGCCGAGCGTGACCGACCCGTCCAGAGCCCCCGAGGGGCGCCATGTCTTCTGGGTGTACGGGCATGTCCCGGCGGCCTGGGAGGGCGACGCCACCGACGTCATCGAACGCCAACTGGAGAGGTTCGCCCCCGGGTTCCGCGATCTGGTGCTCGCCCGCGCGGTCGCGGGACCGCCCGAGATCGCCGCGCGCAACGCCAACTACGTCGGCGGTGACATCGCCTGCGGGGCCTTCTCCGGACTCCAGACCCTGATCCGCCCCAAGCTCGCCCGTGTCCCCTACGCCACCGCCCACCCGGCGGTCTTCCTCTGCTCATCGGCCACACCGCCGGGCCCCGGCGTGCACGGCATGTCGGGTCACCACGCGGCGAAGGCCGTCTGGCGGCGGCTCCGGGCCCGGTGA
- a CDS encoding O-acetyl-ADP-ribose deacetylase — MSTSEPEPVAVRLFRGDITAQSVDAIVNAANSSLLGGGGVDGAIHRRGGPEILAACRDLRASHYGKGLPTGRAVATTAGRLDARWVIHTVGPVFSGVEDRSALLVSCYRESLRVAAELGASAVAFPAISTGIYGWPMDDGARLAIRTVLAEAVAPVEEVRFVLFDAHAYAEFEEALAKEG, encoded by the coding sequence ATGAGCACCTCCGAGCCCGAGCCGGTGGCCGTCCGGCTGTTCCGGGGCGACATCACCGCCCAGTCCGTCGACGCCATCGTCAACGCCGCGAATTCCTCGCTCCTCGGCGGAGGCGGCGTGGACGGCGCGATCCACCGGCGCGGCGGTCCGGAGATCCTCGCCGCCTGCCGGGACCTGCGCGCCTCGCACTACGGCAAGGGCCTGCCCACCGGACGTGCCGTGGCCACCACCGCCGGCCGGCTGGACGCCCGTTGGGTCATCCATACGGTCGGCCCGGTCTTCAGCGGAGTCGAGGACCGCTCAGCGCTGTTGGTCTCCTGCTACCGCGAATCCCTGCGCGTGGCCGCGGAGTTGGGGGCCAGCGCCGTCGCGTTCCCGGCGATCTCGACCGGCATCTACGGCTGGCCGATGGACGACGGCGCGCGCCTCGCGATCCGGACGGTGCTGGCGGAGGCCGTGGCACCCGTAGAAGAGGTGCGCTTCGTGCTGTTCGACGCGCATGCGTACGCGGAGTTCGAAGAGGCCCTCGCGAAAGAGGGCTGA
- a CDS encoding AlkA N-terminal domain-containing protein, producing the protein MHTDTERCVRAVQSKDARFDGWFFTAVLTTRIYCRPSCPVVPPKVRNMAFYPSAAACQQAGFRACKRCRPDTSPGSPEWNARADSVARAMRLIQDGVVDREGVPGLAARLGYSARQIERQLLAELGAGPLALARAQRAQTARLLIETTTLPMAEVAFAAGFASIRTFNDTVREVFALAPGELRTRAARGARVPAVPGVIALRLPFRAPLNPSNLFGHLAATAVPGVEEWRDGAYRRTLTLPYGHGTVALTPQPDHIACRLSLTDPRDLTLAISRCRRLLDLDADPAAVDERLRTDPLLAPLVDTAPGRRVPRTVDGAEFAVRAVLGQQVSTAAARTHAARLVTAHGIPVDDPEGSLTHLFPTPEALAELDPESLALPRSRRRTLTTLVAALAGDSLRLGSDTDWEQARADLAALPGFGPWTVEVIAMRALGDPDAFLPTDLGIRRAAERLGLPATPAALTARTADWRPWRAYAVQYLWTVDDHPINHLPA; encoded by the coding sequence ATGCACACCGACACCGAGCGCTGCGTGCGGGCCGTCCAGTCCAAGGACGCCCGCTTCGACGGCTGGTTCTTCACCGCGGTCCTGACCACCCGGATCTACTGCCGCCCCAGCTGCCCCGTCGTACCGCCCAAGGTCCGCAACATGGCGTTCTACCCCAGCGCCGCCGCCTGCCAGCAGGCCGGATTCCGGGCCTGCAAGCGGTGCCGGCCCGACACCAGCCCCGGTTCCCCGGAGTGGAACGCCCGCGCCGACTCGGTGGCCCGTGCCATGCGTCTCATCCAGGACGGTGTTGTCGACCGCGAGGGCGTACCCGGGCTCGCGGCCCGGCTGGGCTACTCCGCCCGGCAGATCGAGCGCCAGCTCCTCGCCGAGCTGGGCGCCGGGCCCCTGGCACTCGCCCGTGCCCAGCGGGCGCAGACCGCGCGCCTGCTGATCGAGACCACCACGCTCCCGATGGCCGAGGTGGCGTTCGCCGCCGGTTTCGCCTCCATCCGCACCTTCAACGACACCGTGCGCGAGGTCTTCGCCCTCGCCCCGGGCGAGCTGCGCACCCGGGCCGCCCGGGGCGCCCGGGTCCCCGCCGTCCCCGGTGTCATAGCGCTGCGTCTGCCGTTCCGGGCGCCGCTCAATCCCAGCAACCTCTTCGGGCACCTCGCCGCGACCGCCGTCCCCGGGGTCGAGGAATGGCGCGACGGCGCCTACCGCCGCACGCTCACCCTTCCGTACGGCCATGGCACGGTCGCCCTGACCCCGCAGCCCGACCACATCGCCTGCCGGCTCTCCCTCACCGACCCGCGCGACCTCACCCTGGCCATCAGCCGCTGCCGTCGGCTGCTCGACCTGGACGCCGACCCGGCCGCCGTCGACGAGCGACTGCGCACCGACCCGCTGCTCGCGCCGCTGGTCGACACGGCCCCGGGGCGGCGCGTGCCGCGAACCGTGGACGGCGCGGAGTTCGCCGTGCGCGCGGTCCTCGGCCAGCAGGTCTCCACCGCCGCCGCGCGCACGCACGCGGCCCGGCTCGTCACCGCGCACGGCATCCCCGTCGACGACCCCGAAGGCTCCCTGACTCATCTCTTCCCGACCCCGGAGGCGCTGGCGGAACTCGACCCGGAGTCGCTCGCCCTGCCGCGCAGCCGCCGCAGGACCCTCACCACACTCGTCGCCGCGCTCGCCGGGGATTCGCTCCGGCTGGGGTCCGACACCGACTGGGAGCAGGCACGCGCCGATCTGGCCGCACTGCCCGGCTTCGGCCCCTGGACGGTCGAGGTGATCGCCATGCGGGCACTGGGCGATCCGGACGCCTTCCTGCCCACCGATCTCGGCATCCGCCGGGCGGCGGAGCGGCTCGGCCTCCCGGCGACCCCCGCCGCCCTCACCGCGCGCACCGCGGACTGGCGGCCCTGGCGGGCGTATGCCGTCCAGTACCTCTGGACCGTCGACGACCACCCCATCAACCACCTGCCCGCCTGA
- a CDS encoding methylated-DNA--[protein]-cysteine S-methyltransferase, whose protein sequence is MSATDSPTRCHTVTDSPYGPLTLVATDGVLSAVYMTEQRHRPPEETFGAFDPRPFPEVIRQLEAYFAGELTEFDLPLRLAGTPFQRSVWDELLKIPYGETRSYGELAESLGKPNASRAVGLANGKNPVSIVVPCHRVIGASGSLTGYGGGLDRKQRLLAFESGRDNDVPALF, encoded by the coding sequence ATGTCCGCCACCGATTCGCCGACCAGATGCCACACGGTCACCGACAGTCCGTACGGCCCGCTGACGCTCGTCGCCACGGACGGTGTCCTGTCCGCCGTCTACATGACGGAGCAGCGCCACCGGCCGCCCGAGGAGACCTTCGGCGCGTTCGACCCACGCCCGTTCCCCGAGGTGATCCGCCAGTTGGAGGCGTACTTCGCGGGCGAGCTGACGGAGTTCGATCTGCCGCTGCGTCTGGCCGGCACCCCGTTCCAGCGGAGCGTCTGGGACGAGCTGCTGAAGATCCCGTACGGCGAGACCCGTTCCTACGGCGAACTGGCCGAATCGCTCGGCAAGCCCAACGCCTCCCGGGCGGTCGGTCTCGCCAACGGCAAGAACCCGGTCTCGATCGTCGTCCCGTGCCACCGGGTGATCGGCGCGTCCGGCAGCCTCACCGGATACGGCGGCGGGCTCGACCGGAAGCAGCGGCTGCTCGCCTTCGAGAGCGGCAGGGACAACGACGTGCCGGCGCTGTTCTGA
- a CDS encoding TMEM165/GDT1 family protein: protein MHLDPLAILTAFGLIFLAELPDKTMFASLAMGTRMRPLYVWFGTSSAFIVHVAIAVGAGSLIGLLPDWIVKLVSASLFAFGAFMLLRSGSGDDDEDGEVRTVTGFWPVYSTAFMAVFISEWGDLTQITTANLAASNGTWSTAIGSAAALMSVSALALLAGRFIAKRVPLKTVQRIGGLCMLGLAIWSAVEIFTG from the coding sequence ATGCATCTCGACCCCCTGGCGATCCTCACCGCCTTCGGGCTGATCTTCCTCGCGGAGCTCCCCGACAAGACGATGTTCGCCTCGCTGGCCATGGGTACGCGTATGCGTCCCCTCTATGTCTGGTTCGGCACCTCGTCCGCGTTCATCGTGCATGTGGCCATCGCGGTCGGCGCCGGCAGCCTGATCGGGCTGCTGCCCGACTGGATCGTCAAGCTGGTCTCGGCCTCGCTCTTCGCCTTCGGCGCGTTCATGCTGCTGCGCAGCGGGAGCGGCGACGACGACGAGGACGGCGAGGTCAGGACGGTGACCGGCTTCTGGCCGGTCTACTCGACCGCGTTCATGGCGGTCTTCATCAGCGAGTGGGGCGACCTCACCCAGATCACCACCGCCAACCTCGCGGCGAGCAACGGCACCTGGTCCACGGCGATCGGTTCGGCCGCCGCCCTGATGTCCGTCTCCGCTCTGGCGCTGTTGGCCGGACGGTTCATCGCCAAGCGGGTGCCGCTGAAGACCGTTCAGCGCATCGGCGGTCTGTGCATGCTCGGCCTCGCCATCTGGTCGGCCGTGGAGATCTTCACCGGCTGA
- a CDS encoding (2Fe-2S) ferredoxin domain-containing protein — protein sequence MSRRPRKAAPAEGPPRPTVSVCRGCCCGTEKIPGVDHAGQLAQLRQSLGGAATVRAVECLDACEQGNVIVVQPSSEGRRAGGRPVWLGLVNDPDAVADISAWAAAGGPGLVDAPEILDLYVFKPSRRVQAELDH from the coding sequence ATGAGCCGCCGACCCCGCAAGGCCGCCCCCGCCGAGGGGCCGCCCCGGCCCACCGTCAGCGTCTGCCGGGGCTGCTGCTGCGGTACGGAGAAGATCCCCGGAGTGGACCACGCCGGCCAGCTGGCCCAGCTGCGGCAGTCCCTGGGGGGCGCTGCCACGGTGCGCGCGGTGGAGTGCCTGGACGCCTGTGAGCAGGGCAATGTCATCGTCGTCCAGCCCTCGTCCGAGGGCCGCAGGGCCGGGGGACGACCGGTCTGGCTGGGGCTGGTCAACGACCCGGACGCGGTGGCGGACATCTCGGCCTGGGCGGCGGCGGGCGGCCCCGGCCTCGTGGACGCCCCGGAGATCCTCGACCTCTACGTCTTCAAGCCCTCGCGCCGCGTCCAGGCCGAGCTGGATCACTGA
- a CDS encoding NUDIX hydrolase — protein sequence MTSTDYATYIAGLPRVLAAAASLFRDGRGRILIVEPNYRDGWALPGGTVESDTGEGPRQAARRETAEEIGLDLEPGRLLAVDWARGAARPPIAAYLYDGGVLSEEQFAAIRLQEEELLSWKLVLPAELDGHLPSPLRRRVGAALEVLASGAGTVELEDGEPAGS from the coding sequence GTGACCTCCACCGACTACGCCACGTACATCGCCGGACTCCCCCGTGTCCTGGCCGCCGCCGCCTCACTGTTCCGCGACGGCCGGGGCCGGATCCTGATCGTCGAGCCCAACTACCGTGACGGCTGGGCGCTGCCCGGCGGAACGGTCGAGTCGGACACCGGCGAGGGCCCCCGGCAGGCCGCCCGCCGGGAGACGGCCGAGGAGATCGGACTCGACCTGGAGCCGGGCCGGCTGCTCGCCGTCGACTGGGCGCGCGGGGCGGCTCGTCCGCCGATCGCCGCGTATCTCTACGACGGAGGAGTGCTCTCCGAGGAGCAGTTCGCGGCGATCCGGCTCCAGGAGGAGGAACTCCTGTCCTGGAAGCTGGTGCTGCCCGCCGAACTGGACGGCCATCTGCCGAGCCCCCTGCGGCGGCGGGTGGGGGCGGCACTGGAGGTTCTCGCGTCCGGTGCCGGGACGGTGGAGCTGGAGGACGGCGAACCGGCCGGTTCCTGA
- a CDS encoding glycerate kinase — METARVLVAADKFKGSLTAVQVAERVTAGLRSVVPGVRVETLPVADGGDGTVAAAVAAGFERREARVTGPLGQPVTAAYALRGSTAVVEMAEASGLQHLPAGVFAPLTATTYGSGELLRAALDAGARTLVFGVGGSATTDGGAGMLAALGARFLDADGKPVGPGGGGLADLAEADLSGLDPRLAEVDLILASDVDNPLTGPKGAPEVYGRQKGASEDDIAVLDAALVHYASVLGPGHAALPGAGAAGGIGYGALVALGARFRPGIEVMLDVLGFAPALARATLVITGEGSLDEQTLHGKAPAGVAAAARAAGIEVVAVCGRLALSPEALGRAGIRRAYALTELEPDPAVSMAQAGPLLERVAGAIARDFLS; from the coding sequence ATGGAGACCGCCCGCGTGCTCGTCGCGGCGGACAAGTTCAAGGGCTCGCTCACGGCCGTACAGGTCGCGGAGCGGGTGACGGCCGGGCTGCGGTCCGTCGTCCCCGGTGTGCGGGTCGAGACCCTGCCCGTCGCGGACGGTGGCGACGGCACGGTCGCGGCGGCGGTGGCCGCCGGATTCGAGCGCCGCGAGGCGCGGGTGACCGGCCCCCTCGGGCAGCCGGTGACCGCCGCGTACGCGCTGCGCGGGTCCACCGCGGTGGTGGAGATGGCCGAGGCCTCGGGGCTCCAGCACCTCCCCGCAGGGGTGTTCGCCCCCCTCACCGCCACCACGTACGGCTCGGGCGAACTGCTGCGGGCCGCCCTCGACGCGGGCGCCCGGACCCTCGTCTTCGGGGTCGGCGGCAGTGCCACCACGGACGGCGGCGCGGGCATGCTCGCCGCGCTCGGAGCCCGCTTCCTGGACGCCGACGGCAAGCCGGTCGGCCCCGGCGGCGGAGGCCTCGCCGACCTGGCGGAGGCCGATCTCTCCGGGCTCGACCCGCGCCTCGCGGAGGTCGACCTGATCCTGGCCAGCGATGTGGACAACCCGCTGACCGGGCCGAAGGGGGCCCCCGAGGTGTACGGGCGGCAGAAGGGGGCGTCCGAGGACGACATCGCGGTCCTGGACGCGGCCCTCGTCCACTACGCCTCGGTCCTGGGCCCCGGCCACGCGGCCCTGCCCGGCGCGGGCGCGGCCGGAGGCATCGGCTACGGGGCACTGGTCGCCCTGGGCGCCCGCTTCCGGCCCGGCATCGAGGTCATGCTGGACGTCCTCGGTTTCGCCCCGGCGCTCGCCCGCGCCACGCTGGTCATCACCGGCGAGGGTTCGCTGGACGAGCAGACGCTGCACGGCAAGGCTCCGGCGGGGGTCGCCGCGGCCGCCCGCGCCGCCGGCATCGAGGTCGTCGCGGTCTGCGGCAGGCTGGCGCTGTCCCCGGAGGCGTTGGGCAGGGCGGGCATCCGGCGTGCCTACGCCCTCACCGAGCTGGAGCCCGACCCGGCCGTCAGCATGGCCCAGGCCGGGCCGCTGCTGGAGCGGGTCGCCGGTGCGATCGCCCGTGACTTCCTGAGCTGA
- a CDS encoding CdaR family transcriptional regulator, protein MQRRRDERGRALLDVLLDGRAVPGLARRTAACLGLPERGRYAVAVLGAGRGDPVGRPAPVRWALDTDGMRWCWRTRADCEIAVVALGEGSLSAPAALLAERCAGPAGLSPVVDGLAELGLARRLAGFALLTCAPRAREIVRLDERLSTALVVSRPELSARLVGEVFGPLLALAPAERTPLVETLEAWLECGGSVSRAAKRLRCHRNTVFNRLRRLEGLTARSLSVPRELTEVMLALDAFRLPPSSRP, encoded by the coding sequence ATGCAGCGGCGCAGGGACGAGCGGGGCCGGGCCCTGCTCGACGTACTGCTGGACGGCCGGGCGGTGCCGGGCCTCGCCCGGCGTACGGCGGCGTGCCTCGGGCTGCCCGAACGGGGGCGCTACGCGGTGGCGGTGCTGGGCGCCGGCCGGGGTGACCCGGTGGGGCGGCCGGCTCCCGTGCGGTGGGCCCTGGACACGGACGGCATGCGCTGGTGCTGGCGGACACGGGCGGACTGCGAGATCGCCGTCGTCGCCCTGGGCGAGGGGAGCCTCTCCGCGCCGGCCGCGCTGCTCGCGGAGCGCTGCGCGGGTCCGGCCGGCCTCAGTCCGGTGGTGGACGGTCTGGCCGAACTCGGCCTGGCCCGAAGGCTGGCCGGGTTCGCGCTGCTGACCTGTGCCCCGCGGGCGCGGGAGATCGTCCGGCTGGACGAGCGGCTGTCGACCGCACTGGTGGTGAGCCGGCCCGAGCTGTCGGCCAGGCTGGTCGGCGAGGTGTTCGGTCCGTTGCTGGCTCTGGCACCCGCGGAGCGGACACCGCTGGTGGAGACGCTGGAGGCATGGCTGGAGTGCGGCGGTTCGGTGAGCCGGGCGGCGAAGCGGCTGCGCTGCCACCGGAACACGGTGTTCAACCGCCTGCGCCGGCTGGAGGGGCTGACGGCGCGCTCGTTGTCGGTGCCGCGCGAGCTGACCGAGGTCATGCTGGCCCTGGACGCGTTCCGGCTGCCGCCGTCGTCACGGCCGTAG
- a CDS encoding ABC transporter ATP-binding protein, translating to MATLEIRALSVGYGPVRALRDVSVDVPAGAITAVLGGNGAGKTTLLRAVSRTLGFHRGTGTGTIHFDGRPLEGLRPAQVVAAGVVQVPEGRQVFARMTVADNLRAGALGARGGRKDVTAALARVHELFPVLAQRAHQRAGLLSGGEQQMLAMGRALMAGPRLLLLDEPSLGLAPLMAARIAETIQEINAAGTSVMLVEQNAAIALRLASTAYVLDVGEVALSGPADELAASDEVRRRYLGVVDETAAEDTDPAARSARTLSRWSA from the coding sequence ATGGCAACGCTAGAGATCCGCGCACTGTCCGTGGGCTACGGCCCGGTACGGGCCCTGCGCGATGTCTCCGTCGACGTGCCGGCCGGCGCGATCACCGCCGTACTCGGTGGCAACGGCGCCGGCAAGACCACGCTGCTGCGGGCCGTATCGCGGACCCTCGGCTTCCACCGCGGAACGGGCACGGGCACCATCCACTTCGACGGCAGGCCCCTGGAAGGGCTTCGGCCCGCCCAGGTGGTGGCCGCCGGAGTGGTCCAGGTGCCGGAGGGGCGACAGGTGTTCGCCCGGATGACGGTGGCCGACAATCTGCGGGCGGGCGCACTGGGGGCCCGCGGCGGGCGCAAGGACGTGACCGCCGCACTGGCCCGCGTACACGAGCTGTTTCCGGTGCTCGCCCAGCGCGCGCACCAGCGGGCCGGGCTGCTGTCCGGCGGCGAGCAGCAGATGCTGGCGATGGGCCGGGCGCTGATGGCGGGTCCCCGGCTGCTCCTGCTGGACGAGCCGTCCCTCGGCCTCGCCCCGCTGATGGCGGCCAGGATCGCCGAGACCATTCAGGAGATCAACGCGGCCGGTACCTCCGTCATGCTCGTCGAGCAGAACGCGGCCATCGCCCTGCGGCTCGCCTCCACCGCGTACGTCCTGGACGTCGGCGAGGTCGCCCTGTCCGGACCGGCCGACGAACTCGCCGCGTCCGACGAGGTACGCCGCCGCTATCTGGGCGTCGTCGACGAGACGGCCGCCGAGGACACCGACCCGGCGGCCCGGTCGGCCCGCACCCTGAGCAGGTGGTCCGCGTGA
- a CDS encoding ABC transporter ATP-binding protein, with the protein MTVRFAGLTALDGVSFTVEPGSVHAVIGPNGAGKSTCFNVLSGVYRATSGTVHLGTTELTGLPPHRIAGLGVARTFQNLALPPHATVADSLLLGRHRLTRSGFLATGLRLPSAAREERRHLDRVREIAEFIGLEKELDRPAGALPYGQQKLVEFGRALCMEPQVLLLDEPIAGMTADERRRTAAVVANVRDSLGISIVLVEHDMGVVMRLADAVTVLDFGRRIAGGTPAEVQNDPAVVQAYLGAPE; encoded by the coding sequence GTGACCGTGCGCTTCGCCGGGCTCACCGCCCTGGACGGCGTCTCGTTCACCGTGGAACCGGGCAGCGTGCACGCCGTGATCGGCCCGAACGGCGCGGGCAAGTCCACCTGCTTCAACGTGCTCTCCGGCGTCTACCGCGCCACCTCGGGCACCGTCCACCTCGGTACCACCGAGCTGACCGGCCTCCCGCCGCACCGGATCGCCGGACTCGGCGTCGCGCGCACCTTCCAGAACCTGGCCCTGCCGCCGCACGCCACGGTCGCCGACAGCCTGCTGCTCGGCCGGCACCGGCTCACCCGCTCCGGTTTCCTCGCCACCGGTCTGCGCCTGCCGTCCGCCGCCCGCGAGGAGCGTCGCCATCTGGACCGGGTCCGGGAGATCGCCGAATTCATCGGCCTGGAAAAGGAGTTGGACCGTCCCGCCGGGGCCCTCCCGTACGGGCAGCAGAAGCTCGTCGAGTTCGGCCGCGCCCTGTGCATGGAGCCACAGGTCCTGCTGCTGGACGAACCCATCGCCGGGATGACCGCCGACGAACGCCGCCGTACGGCGGCCGTCGTCGCGAACGTGCGCGACAGCCTCGGCATCTCGATCGTGCTGGTGGAACACGACATGGGGGTGGTGATGCGGCTCGCCGACGCGGTGACCGTACTCGACTTCGGACGCAGGATCGCCGGCGGCACGCCCGCCGAGGTCCAGAACGACCCGGCCGTCGTCCAGGCCTACTTGGGGGCACCGGAATGA
- a CDS encoding branched-chain amino acid ABC transporter permease: MTTFIELLLGGLSIGSVYALIALGFVVIFKATEVVNFAHASLLLAGGYVTAVLHDDIGFWPALGVGIAGAAVVGAAVEFFVMRRYRGSDHSVLAIVTIGVDILLTTELTRRMGTDVLALGDPWGDEVVTVGGVTLAQTRIAAFVAAGLLITVFLLAFRYTSWGVSMRAAAENPQTAALMGIKLGRVSLAAWAVAGALAAVAALFLTVFPTPGLERATSLAALKAFPAAILGGLDSTTGALAGGLIVGVTESLATGYQSDLSFLGRGIGDLAPYLVMVIVLLIRPAGLFGTKELARV, translated from the coding sequence ATGACCACGTTCATCGAACTCCTCCTCGGCGGGCTCTCGATCGGTTCGGTCTACGCGCTGATCGCGCTGGGCTTCGTCGTCATCTTCAAGGCGACCGAGGTCGTCAATTTCGCCCATGCGTCCCTGCTGTTGGCGGGCGGTTATGTCACCGCCGTGCTCCACGACGACATCGGCTTCTGGCCGGCGCTCGGTGTCGGCATCGCTGGTGCCGCGGTCGTCGGCGCGGCGGTCGAGTTCTTCGTGATGCGCCGCTACCGGGGCAGCGACCACAGCGTCCTGGCCATCGTCACCATCGGCGTCGACATCCTCCTCACCACCGAACTCACCCGCCGCATGGGCACGGACGTGCTGGCGCTCGGAGACCCGTGGGGCGACGAGGTCGTCACCGTCGGAGGTGTCACCCTCGCCCAGACCCGCATCGCCGCGTTCGTCGCGGCCGGGCTGCTGATCACGGTGTTCCTGCTCGCCTTCCGCTACACCTCCTGGGGTGTGTCGATGCGGGCCGCCGCCGAGAACCCGCAGACCGCGGCACTGATGGGGATCAAGCTCGGCCGGGTCTCGCTCGCCGCCTGGGCGGTCGCCGGAGCACTCGCCGCCGTGGCCGCGCTCTTCCTCACCGTGTTCCCGACCCCCGGCCTCGAACGGGCCACCTCGCTCGCCGCGCTCAAGGCGTTCCCCGCGGCGATCCTGGGCGGACTCGACTCCACGACGGGGGCACTCGCCGGCGGACTCATCGTCGGTGTCACCGAGTCGCTCGCCACCGGCTACCAGAGCGATCTCTCCTTCCTCGGCCGGGGCATCGGCGATCTGGCGCCCTATCTGGTGATGGTGATCGTGCTGCTCATCCGGCCCGCGGGACTCTTCGGTACGAAGGAGCTCGCCCGTGTCTGA